Proteins encoded by one window of Rutidosis leptorrhynchoides isolate AG116_Rl617_1_P2 chromosome 7, CSIRO_AGI_Rlap_v1, whole genome shotgun sequence:
- the LOC139857632 gene encoding uncharacterized protein isoform X2, which yields MLIQQLNISGNKTTDEMDRTIERSKKVVYEPVILGIQTADSLKRKISIKMESQLMKETGHHVSILNLPNNSPLLSSPITPQLQQPTQLQRTTQTRKHMKKDKGKVKEGGTSRLQKKWSHKETTWLAKCFCDTPKNLIVGNSLKRTNFWGTVKEKFNDNECGWERMEDSLSSKWRDVNKACTKFFSIFKDIKDQCHSGSNDDEIYDAAIAFYKNQYAKKFNMKETFFFLMQHPKWNVSDAPVGKAQDDFENVGDSQPDTVSLSPEFENELFENMPIPRPMRRERAKKAARSSTSSDAPTSSRCRSSGSSKVAELIGSITRFKDGLSPQRNIALDKFTEYSSIQTALSCINVLEKSTADMPDPRDARRLENLKKLVRRKLKDDLNIDDNEDDDN from the exons ATGTTAATTCAGCAGCTTAATATTTCTGGCAATAAGACAACGGATGAGATGGATCGGACGATTGAACGCTCTAAAAAG GTGGTTTATGAACCAGTTATATTGGGAATTCAAACTGCTGATTCACTGAAACGCAAG ATCTCTATTAAAATGGAATCCCAGCTTATGAAGGAGACTGGACACCATGTTTCAATCCTTAATCTACCAAATAACTCTCCCTTATTGTCTAGTCCCATAACTCCACAATTGCAACAACCAACACAATTGCAACGGACAACACAAACGAGAAAACACATGAAAAAAGACAAAG GAAAGGTAAAAGAAGGTGGCACATCAAGGTTGCAAAAAAAGTGGTCGCATAAAGAGACGACATGGTTAGCCAAGTGTTTTTGCGACACTCCGAAGAATCTAATAGTAGGTAACTCGTTGAAGAGAACGAATTTTTGGGGAACAGTCAAAGAAAAGTTCAATGACAACGAATGTGGATGGGAACGAATGGAAGATTCGTTATCTTCAAAGTGGCGAGATGTGAACAAGGCATGTACTAAGTTCTTCTCGATCTTCAAAGATATTAAGGATCAATGTCATAGTGGATCAAATGATGACGAGATTTATGATGCGGCGATTGCATTTTATAAGAATCAATACGCCAAGAAATTTAACATGAAGGAAACATTTTTTTTCTTGATGCAACATCCAAAGTGGAATGTTTCTGATGCTCCGGTTGGTAAAGCTCAAGATGATTTTGAGAATGTTGGTGATAGTCAGCCCGACACCGTGAGTCTTTCTCCAGAATTTGAGAATGAGTTGTTCGAGAACATGCCGATTCCACGTCCCATGAGACGTGAAAGAGCAAAGAAAGCGGCGAGAAGTTCAACCTCTTCGGATGCACCCACTTCATCTCGCTGTAGAAGTTCGGGTTCGTCAAAGGTTGCTGAACTTATTGGTAGCATTACGAGATTTAAAGATGGATTGAGCCCGCAAAGGAATATCGCGCTGGATAAGTTCACCGAGTATTCAAGTATTCAGACAGCTCTTTCTTGTATAAACGTGTTGGAGAAATCAACCGCGGACATGCCCGATCCAAGAGATGCAAGACGTTTGGAGAATCTAAAAAAATTGGTTCGTCGCAAGTTAAAAGATGATTTGAACATTGATGACAACGAGGACGACGACAATTAG
- the LOC139857632 gene encoding uncharacterized protein isoform X1, which yields MRTRDALRLFNVQMCILYIMEYYHNYNIFQINKIVTSSHELFWLEMLIQQLNISGNKTTDEMDRTIERSKKVVYEPVILGIQTADSLKRKISIKMESQLMKETGHHVSILNLPNNSPLLSSPITPQLQQPTQLQRTTQTRKHMKKDKGKVKEGGTSRLQKKWSHKETTWLAKCFCDTPKNLIVGNSLKRTNFWGTVKEKFNDNECGWERMEDSLSSKWRDVNKACTKFFSIFKDIKDQCHSGSNDDEIYDAAIAFYKNQYAKKFNMKETFFFLMQHPKWNVSDAPVGKAQDDFENVGDSQPDTVSLSPEFENELFENMPIPRPMRRERAKKAARSSTSSDAPTSSRCRSSGSSKVAELIGSITRFKDGLSPQRNIALDKFTEYSSIQTALSCINVLEKSTADMPDPRDARRLENLKKLVRRKLKDDLNIDDNEDDDN from the exons ATGAGAACTAGAGATGCCTTACGCTTATTCAATGTACAGATGTGCATTCTGTACATTAtggaatattatcataattataatatctTTCAAATTAACAAAATTGTTACTAGCTCACATGAACTGTTTTGGTTAGAAATGTTAATTCAGCAGCTTAATATTTCTGGCAATAAGACAACGGATGAGATGGATCGGACGATTGAACGCTCTAAAAAG GTGGTTTATGAACCAGTTATATTGGGAATTCAAACTGCTGATTCACTGAAACGCAAG ATCTCTATTAAAATGGAATCCCAGCTTATGAAGGAGACTGGACACCATGTTTCAATCCTTAATCTACCAAATAACTCTCCCTTATTGTCTAGTCCCATAACTCCACAATTGCAACAACCAACACAATTGCAACGGACAACACAAACGAGAAAACACATGAAAAAAGACAAAG GAAAGGTAAAAGAAGGTGGCACATCAAGGTTGCAAAAAAAGTGGTCGCATAAAGAGACGACATGGTTAGCCAAGTGTTTTTGCGACACTCCGAAGAATCTAATAGTAGGTAACTCGTTGAAGAGAACGAATTTTTGGGGAACAGTCAAAGAAAAGTTCAATGACAACGAATGTGGATGGGAACGAATGGAAGATTCGTTATCTTCAAAGTGGCGAGATGTGAACAAGGCATGTACTAAGTTCTTCTCGATCTTCAAAGATATTAAGGATCAATGTCATAGTGGATCAAATGATGACGAGATTTATGATGCGGCGATTGCATTTTATAAGAATCAATACGCCAAGAAATTTAACATGAAGGAAACATTTTTTTTCTTGATGCAACATCCAAAGTGGAATGTTTCTGATGCTCCGGTTGGTAAAGCTCAAGATGATTTTGAGAATGTTGGTGATAGTCAGCCCGACACCGTGAGTCTTTCTCCAGAATTTGAGAATGAGTTGTTCGAGAACATGCCGATTCCACGTCCCATGAGACGTGAAAGAGCAAAGAAAGCGGCGAGAAGTTCAACCTCTTCGGATGCACCCACTTCATCTCGCTGTAGAAGTTCGGGTTCGTCAAAGGTTGCTGAACTTATTGGTAGCATTACGAGATTTAAAGATGGATTGAGCCCGCAAAGGAATATCGCGCTGGATAAGTTCACCGAGTATTCAAGTATTCAGACAGCTCTTTCTTGTATAAACGTGTTGGAGAAATCAACCGCGGACATGCCCGATCCAAGAGATGCAAGACGTTTGGAGAATCTAAAAAAATTGGTTCGTCGCAAGTTAAAAGATGATTTGAACATTGATGACAACGAGGACGACGACAATTAG